In Acidobacteriota bacterium, the following are encoded in one genomic region:
- the acs gene encoding acetate--CoA ligase, with the protein MIPVKPAIAKNAHVPSLEEYRRLYRESLDDPEGFWKRQAERLEWFQEPRRAGTWDYHEVDISWYAGGRLNVAWNCVDRHAARQPEKTAIIWARDEAGEYEHISYARLQREVGRMANVLKAHGVRRGDRVCIYLPMIPELAYTMLACARIGAVHSIVFAGFSAEALRERIEDAGCRLVVTANQGLRGGKTIPLKETTDEAVRGLAIDAVLVARRTAHQPAMEAGRDHWLDDELARQRPVCPAEWMDAESPLFILYTSGSTGKPKGVMHTTGGYLVYAALTHEMVFDVGPDDVYACVADIGWITGHSYIIYGPLANGATTVMFESTPLYPDAGRYWRLVDDLGVTVFYTAPTAIRAIAREGDEWVSRSRRDSLRVLGTVGEPINPEVWQWYHDVVGGGRCAIVDTWWQTETGGILITPLPGATPAKPGSATLPFFGVEPVLVDDDGAVIAGDDVRGNLCMARSWPGQARTLYGDHERFRETYFSQYPGLYFTGDGCHRDADGYYWITGRVDDVLNVSGHRLGTAEVESALVAHDAVAEAAVVGYPHEIKGTGIFAYVLITPDYHETDPEELIGMLKEQVRHAIGPIARPDRIQLAPGLPKTRSGKIMRRILRNIAAGNYDDLGDISTLADPAVVEKLVAAHRGDGSPTA; encoded by the coding sequence ATGATTCCGGTGAAGCCTGCGATCGCCAAGAATGCCCACGTGCCGTCCCTGGAGGAGTATCGCCGTCTGTACCGCGAGTCGTTGGACGATCCCGAGGGCTTCTGGAAACGGCAGGCGGAGCGTCTCGAGTGGTTCCAGGAGCCGCGCCGGGCGGGTACCTGGGACTATCACGAGGTCGATATCTCCTGGTATGCCGGAGGTCGCCTCAACGTCGCCTGGAACTGTGTCGACCGCCATGCCGCCCGGCAGCCGGAGAAGACGGCGATCATCTGGGCTCGCGACGAGGCCGGCGAGTACGAGCACATCTCCTACGCCCGGCTACAGCGTGAGGTCGGGCGCATGGCCAATGTGCTCAAGGCCCACGGCGTTCGCCGCGGCGACCGCGTCTGCATCTACCTGCCGATGATTCCGGAGCTCGCCTACACCATGCTGGCCTGCGCCCGCATCGGGGCGGTGCACTCGATCGTCTTCGCCGGATTTTCGGCGGAGGCGCTGCGCGAGCGCATCGAAGACGCCGGTTGCCGTCTGGTGGTGACCGCCAACCAGGGGCTGCGGGGCGGCAAGACCATTCCCCTCAAAGAGACCACCGATGAAGCCGTTCGCGGCCTCGCCATCGACGCCGTCCTGGTGGCCCGGCGGACCGCCCACCAGCCGGCGATGGAGGCCGGTCGCGATCACTGGCTGGACGACGAGCTGGCGCGCCAGCGGCCGGTTTGTCCGGCCGAGTGGATGGACGCCGAGTCGCCGCTCTTCATCCTCTACACCTCGGGCTCGACGGGCAAGCCGAAGGGCGTGATGCACACCACCGGTGGCTATCTGGTCTATGCCGCCTTGACTCACGAGATGGTGTTCGATGTCGGGCCGGACGATGTCTACGCCTGCGTCGCCGACATCGGTTGGATCACCGGCCACAGCTACATCATTTACGGGCCGCTGGCCAATGGCGCGACGACGGTGATGTTCGAGTCGACGCCGCTCTATCCCGATGCCGGCCGTTACTGGCGGCTGGTCGACGATCTCGGAGTCACCGTCTTCTACACCGCGCCGACGGCGATACGCGCTATCGCCCGTGAGGGCGACGAGTGGGTGAGTCGCTCTCGGCGTGACTCGCTGCGCGTTCTCGGCACCGTCGGCGAGCCGATCAATCCGGAGGTTTGGCAGTGGTACCACGATGTCGTCGGCGGCGGCCGCTGCGCCATCGTCGATACCTGGTGGCAAACCGAAACCGGCGGCATTTTGATCACGCCTTTGCCGGGAGCGACGCCGGCCAAGCCGGGCTCGGCGACCTTGCCCTTCTTCGGCGTCGAGCCGGTGCTGGTGGACGATGACGGGGCCGTCATCGCCGGCGACGACGTGCGTGGAAACCTATGCATGGCGCGTTCCTGGCCGGGCCAGGCGCGCACCCTCTACGGCGACCATGAGCGCTTCCGGGAGACCTACTTCAGCCAGTACCCAGGGCTCTACTTCACCGGCGATGGCTGCCATCGCGATGCCGATGGCTACTACTGGATCACCGGCCGTGTCGACGACGTCCTCAACGTCAGCGGGCACCGTCTCGGTACCGCCGAGGTGGAGAGCGCGCTGGTGGCCCACGACGCCGTCGCCGAGGCGGCGGTGGTGGGTTATCCTCATGAAATCAAAGGGACCGGCATCTTCGCCTATGTGCTGATCACGCCGGACTACCACGAGACCGATCCGGAAGAGCTGATCGGCATGCTCAAGGAACAGGTGCGGCACGCCATCGGGCCGATCGCCCGTCCAGACCGCATTCAGCTCGCGCCGGGCCTTCCGAAGACACGATCCGGCAAAATCATGCGCCGCATTTTGCGCAATATCGCTGCCGGCAACTACGACGATCTCGGCGATATTTCGACCCTCGCCGACCCGGCGGTGGTGGAGAAGCTGGTGGCGGCCCACCGGGGCGACGGATCGCCGACCGCGTGA
- a CDS encoding winged helix-turn-helix domain-containing protein produces MIYRFAEFEIDRAAYRLTRQGEAVRLEPRVFDLLVYLLEHRSRVIAKDELFAEVWQGQAVTDSVLTRAVYELRSALGDDSKQPRYLATVHGRGYRFVGEVREGVGDANPSPTPEADETPPPARPEALPSSRPSGRPRWTLWAGIGALSLLVGLAAAQLLRDPGTATSRADSAPEPERDRTTRLALLPFTTTTDDANRDLLSLSMTDLLWARLSAQPGLHVPMPDYGGGRELSSESIAAYLRDLGAEAAVTGRLAPIGAEPRARLTVELYRVDPQRGVQTLTLGGYDLPHLEDDADLAFFTRVREAIAANVIEQLGGAFSFTTGDGSSPSDPEAFRLYLEARSRLLDLTCGDREWVVNLLDRSIERDPNFGLAWLALGFAHYSQLWSCGREAEFALQALAAAERALEVSPEMSHALFLQTCVLTDLGRTEEAWQRLQGSSVRRSPQTLVARAYVLRHAGLLDLAANHVRDALELDPLVFEELGEVPLTLLYRGEYDTFLAYLPGLDSPYNLFYRGLTERLRNRPQVARELLEPAFRLNPNDLFARYSSSLLALLEGDRDAAGDIVRQVVHQRRTLAAAGGELTFKEAQLLAAAGDQRGAVEQLELAVDQGFFCSPCMASDPLLTNLTGNDAFRLAVQRAEERRARFVEATGAGSSLIPAP; encoded by the coding sequence GTGATCTATCGCTTCGCCGAATTCGAGATCGACCGCGCCGCCTATCGGCTGACCCGTCAGGGGGAAGCGGTACGGCTCGAACCGCGAGTCTTCGATCTGCTGGTTTATCTCCTCGAGCACCGCTCGCGGGTGATCGCCAAGGACGAGCTCTTCGCCGAGGTCTGGCAAGGGCAGGCGGTCACCGACTCGGTGCTCACCCGCGCCGTCTATGAGCTGCGCAGCGCCCTCGGCGACGACTCCAAGCAGCCGCGCTACCTGGCCACCGTCCACGGCCGCGGTTACCGCTTCGTCGGCGAGGTTCGAGAGGGCGTCGGCGATGCCAACCCGAGCCCGACGCCGGAGGCAGACGAAACGCCACCCCCGGCCAGGCCCGAAGCGCTGCCCTCATCGCGGCCCAGCGGCCGTCCCCGGTGGACGCTCTGGGCCGGAATCGGTGCGCTCTCGCTGCTCGTCGGGCTGGCGGCCGCGCAGCTCCTGCGGGATCCCGGCACGGCCACCTCGCGAGCCGATTCGGCACCCGAACCCGAGCGCGATCGGACGACTCGTCTGGCCCTGTTGCCCTTCACCACCACCACCGACGACGCCAACCGCGATCTGCTCTCGCTGTCGATGACGGACCTGCTGTGGGCCCGCCTTTCGGCCCAGCCGGGGCTGCACGTTCCGATGCCCGACTACGGCGGCGGTCGTGAGCTCTCCAGCGAGAGTATCGCCGCCTACCTGCGCGACCTCGGAGCCGAGGCCGCCGTCACCGGCCGCCTGGCGCCGATCGGTGCCGAGCCGCGAGCGCGCCTGACCGTCGAGCTCTACCGGGTGGACCCGCAGCGCGGGGTCCAGACCCTGACCCTCGGGGGTTACGATCTCCCCCACCTCGAAGACGATGCCGATCTCGCCTTCTTCACCCGGGTGCGGGAAGCGATCGCCGCCAACGTCATCGAGCAGCTCGGCGGCGCCTTCTCCTTCACCACCGGTGACGGCAGCTCGCCGAGCGACCCCGAGGCCTTCCGCCTCTACCTCGAAGCCCGCTCCCGCCTCCTCGACCTGACCTGCGGTGATCGCGAATGGGTGGTCAACCTGCTCGACCGATCGATCGAGCGCGACCCCAACTTCGGCCTCGCCTGGCTGGCCCTGGGCTTCGCCCACTACAGTCAGCTCTGGTCCTGCGGCCGGGAGGCGGAGTTCGCCCTCCAGGCCTTGGCCGCCGCCGAGCGCGCGCTCGAGGTGTCCCCGGAGATGAGCCACGCCCTCTTCCTCCAGACCTGTGTGCTGACCGACCTGGGGCGAACCGAAGAAGCCTGGCAGCGGCTCCAAGGGAGCTCCGTGCGACGTTCCCCTCAGACCCTCGTCGCGCGTGCCTACGTGCTGCGCCACGCCGGCCTTCTCGACCTGGCGGCCAACCACGTCCGGGACGCCCTCGAGCTCGATCCTCTGGTCTTCGAGGAGCTCGGCGAGGTGCCCCTCACCTTGCTCTATCGCGGTGAGTACGACACCTTCCTGGCCTACCTGCCCGGCCTCGACAGTCCCTACAATCTGTTCTACCGCGGCCTCACGGAGAGACTGCGAAATCGCCCTCAGGTGGCGCGGGAGCTGCTCGAGCCGGCCTTCCGGCTGAATCCCAACGACCTCTTCGCGCGCTACTCCTCCAGCCTTCTCGCCCTCCTCGAAGGGGACCGCGACGCGGCCGGCGACATCGTCCGCCAGGTGGTGCATCAGCGCCGCACGCTGGCGGCGGCGGGCGGCGAGCTGACCTTCAAAGAGGCCCAGCTCCTCGCCGCCGCCGGCGACCAGCGCGGCGCCGTCGAGCAGCTCGAGCTGGCCGTCGATCAGGGCTTCTTCTGCTCGCCGTGTATGGCCTCCGACCCGCTGTTGACGAATCTCACCGGAAACGACGCCTTTCGCCTCGCGGTGCAGCGGGCTGAAGAGCGCCGGGCGCGCTTCGTCGAGGCCACGGGAGCCGGATCCAGCCTGATTCCAGCTCCCTGA
- a CDS encoding CARDB domain-containing protein, which yields MKPFHRIFVLATALTALVAMSAAAPPAAAQPDLVINNVQVLDCGRIQVTMRNQGNQLNNTITAASVVVYPAGTPNLNVWRKNVFFSAIGAGQSRTMTVSGPSPNPPNGTGKQRAFTNDGAHTIQVVADGTEVVNETNENNNIFNTNHNANGCSLAEPCELAAVFSWPTYSNLPASNPAKLTAKFTNSGGESCPAKTLVLRRYSGSSPSGPAVTVGSSQLPTVAASRTKKVSWVDSNHPTSGTFTYAFTYQGGFSDGNNGNHSPSKTVTFTSPVRPGGGGGSGAGCDLSAQFTAPNGSNLPGGGTISWNVLFKNQGSGQCKAAKVRLNRFKGNTCSGYGSLIGGSGNIQMVQELAPGQSQTVVFTERRAPRSGRHCYQLKYSSPFNDSNNSNHRPQRKVNFQ from the coding sequence ATGAAGCCTTTTCACCGCATCTTCGTCCTCGCCACGGCCCTCACGGCCCTGGTCGCGATGAGCGCCGCGGCGCCGCCCGCGGCCGCCCAGCCAGACCTCGTCATCAACAACGTCCAGGTGCTCGACTGCGGTCGCATCCAGGTCACCATGCGCAACCAGGGCAATCAGCTCAACAACACCATCACCGCCGCCTCGGTGGTGGTCTATCCGGCCGGCACCCCGAACCTGAACGTCTGGCGCAAGAACGTCTTCTTCAGCGCCATCGGCGCCGGCCAGTCGCGCACCATGACGGTTTCCGGACCGTCTCCCAATCCCCCCAACGGCACCGGCAAGCAGCGCGCCTTCACCAACGACGGGGCGCACACCATCCAGGTGGTGGCGGACGGCACCGAGGTGGTCAACGAGACCAATGAGAACAACAACATCTTCAACACCAATCACAACGCCAACGGCTGCTCCCTGGCCGAGCCTTGCGAGCTGGCAGCGGTGTTCTCGTGGCCGACCTACTCGAACCTTCCGGCCTCCAACCCCGCCAAGCTGACCGCCAAGTTCACCAACAGCGGCGGCGAGAGCTGTCCGGCCAAGACCCTGGTGCTGCGGCGCTACTCCGGCTCGAGCCCGTCCGGCCCCGCCGTCACCGTCGGCAGCTCCCAGCTTCCGACCGTCGCCGCCAGCCGCACCAAGAAGGTGTCCTGGGTCGATTCCAACCATCCGACCAGCGGCACCTTCACCTATGCCTTCACCTATCAGGGTGGCTTCAGCGACGGCAACAACGGCAACCACTCGCCCTCGAAGACGGTCACCTTCACCTCGCCGGTGCGGCCCGGCGGCGGGGGCGGCAGCGGTGCCGGCTGTGACTTGAGCGCTCAGTTCACGGCACCCAACGGCTCGAACCTGCCCGGCGGCGGCACCATCTCCTGGAATGTGCTGTTCAAGAACCAGGGCAGCGGCCAGTGCAAAGCCGCCAAGGTGCGCCTCAACCGCTTCAAGGGCAACACCTGCAGCGGCTACGGCAGCCTGATCGGCGGCTCCGGCAACATCCAGATGGTGCAAGAGCTGGCCCCCGGCCAAAGCCAGACCGTGGTGTTCACCGAGCGACGGGCGCCACGCTCCGGCCGGCACTGCTACCAGCTCAAGTACTCCTCGCCCTTCAACGACAGCAACAACAGCAATCACCGCCCGCAGCGGAAGGTCAACTTCCAGTGA